Proteins encoded by one window of Danaus plexippus chromosome Z, MEX_DaPlex, whole genome shotgun sequence:
- the LOC116777902 gene encoding uncharacterized protein LOC116777902, with protein sequence MSKHVLIKVAYMGMCLVATLSASRDDSVPEFIEHVLRIPNPDKILNSVVSRLQAKQEGLRERPRYDDADCDTEDKLPEYTESIKETKERELRHYIGTQKHYPICNLERVIIRLNTNEYEYRPAYYEEVRCNTISRDNAGNYNEICSSLGFSCVQWNKTIHLTRRRYSSDCWETKTMVIPAGCECMWPINKLGDIAAHV encoded by the exons ATGTCAAAACACGTCTTAATAAAG GTTGCTTATATGGGGATGTGTTTGGTCGCAACTCTTTCGGCATCCCGGGATGATTCTGTACCCGAGTTCATAGAACATGTCCTCAGAATTCCTAACCCTGATAAGATTCTTAATTCAGTGGTTTCAAGACTGCAAGCCAAACAAGAAGGGTTAAGGGAAAGACCGAGATACGACGATGCAGATTGTGACACTGAAGAT aAACTTCCTGAATATACCGAATCGATCAAGGAAACAAAGGAACGTGAATTACGACATTACATCGGAACACag AAGCATTATCCAATTTGCAATCTGGAGCGAGTAATAATAAGGTTAAATACTAATGAGTATGAATATAGACCGGCTTACTATGAAGAGGTGAGATGTAACACTATTTCCAGAGACAATGCCGGCAATTATAACGAG ataTGCTCGAGCCTTGGATTTTCCTGTGTTCAATGgaataaaactattcattTAACGAGAAGACGATATTCTAG TGATTGTTGGGAAACGAAGACGATGGTTATACCGGCTGGTTGCGAGTGTATGTGGCCGATAAATAAACTCGGTGACATCGCGGCTCatgtatga